The Streptomyces laurentii region GCCCTCCGGGTCGGCCAGACAGGTCCAGGGGACGTCGCCCTGGCCGAGGTCGAGGTCGGTGGCGCCGAGGGTGCGGAGGCGGGTCACCTCCGCCGCCTTGTCGTCGCCGGGGTACGGGAGCAGATCCAGGTGGACACGGTCCGGCACCGCCCGTGTACCGGGCACGCGCAGGAACTCCAGGAACGGGCCCGTGTCGTCGGCCGCACGCAACACCGCGATGTTGTCGGTCACTTCGCGTACGGTCCAGTCCATCGCCTCGCCCCAGAACCGGGCCATGCCGCGCGGGTCCGCGCAGTCGACGACGATCGCGGCGAGCGGCCCGGCGTCCCGGTAGATCTCCCGGGGCTCCAGCACGCAGAACTCGTTGCCCTCGGGGTCGGCGAGAACCGTCCACGGGGTGTCGCCCTGGCCGAGGTCGACGTGCTTCGCGCCGAGGGACAGCAGGCGCGCGACCAACTCCGCCTGGTGAGCGGCGGAGGTCGTGGCGAGATCGAG contains the following coding sequences:
- a CDS encoding glyoxalase (This domain superfamily is foundin a variety of structurally related metalloproteins, including the type I extradiol dioxygenases, glyoxalase I and a group of antibiotic resistance proteins; cd06587;~This domain superfamily is foundin a variety of structurally related metalloproteins, including the type I extradiol dioxygenases, glyoxalase I and a group of antibiotic resistance proteins; cl14632;~glyoxalase [Streptomyces himastatinicus ATCC53653];~identified by MetaGeneAnnotator; putative;~metal binding site [ion binding]) — its product is MALRPVQVNIKALDPAAVGRFWAEALGWSAYSPGVTTYVAPAGGLVWPHPAVVAVDVVPVPEGKAATKNRTHLDLATTSAAHQAELVARLLSLGAKHVDLGQGDTPWTVLADPEGNEFCVLEPREIYRDAGPLAAIVVDCADPRGMARFWGEAMDWTVREVTDNIAVLRAADDTGPFLEFLRVPGTRAVPDRVHLDLLPYPGDDKAAEVTRLRTLGATDLDLGQGDVPWTCLADPEGHEFCVLALP